One genomic window of Salmo salar chromosome ssa12, Ssal_v3.1, whole genome shotgun sequence includes the following:
- the LOC106564100 gene encoding lipopolysaccharide-induced tumor necrosis factor-alpha factor homolog — translation MANVQVPVVAIGAFGDSPVQMTCPNCHQTMVTKVDFSSGVLTYLFCGGLFFCGFVLGCCLIPFCFDRLKDAKHTCPSCKTILGVYKRL, via the exons ATGGCCAACGTCCAGGTGCCTGTTG tgGCCATCGGTGCATTTGGGGACAGTCCTGTCCAGATGACCTGTCCTAACTGTCACCAGACCATGGTCACTAAGGTTGACTTCTCCTCTGGTGTCCTCACCTACCTCTTCTGTGGAGGACTCTTCTTCTGTGG gttTGTTCTGGGTTGCTGTCTCATCCCTTTCTGTTTCGACAGGCTCAAAGACGCCAAGCACACGTGTCCCTCCTGCAAGACCATCCTGGGGGTTTATAAGCGCTTATAA